The following proteins come from a genomic window of Proteinivorax hydrogeniformans:
- a CDS encoding type 1 glutamine amidotransferase domain-containing protein, which yields MSKKVALLLEDLYNEQEFWYPYYRMIEAGYEVTVIGTGRKSIYEGKSGLSAKEDVAAKDVDPKDFDAVIVPGGFAPDYMRRDNDMVNLVKVISDQGGVVAAICHALWVLASADILKGKKATAAASIKVDVINAGGKFLDEVVVVDGNLVTSRKPDDLPAFCKEIIGKLEE from the coding sequence ATGTCAAAAAAAGTGGCTTTGCTTTTAGAAGATTTGTACAATGAGCAAGAATTTTGGTATCCATACTATCGTATGATTGAGGCTGGGTATGAAGTGACAGTCATAGGGACCGGTAGAAAAAGTATCTATGAAGGAAAGTCTGGCCTTTCTGCAAAAGAAGATGTAGCTGCTAAAGATGTTGATCCAAAGGACTTTGATGCAGTTATTGTTCCCGGTGGTTTTGCACCTGACTACATGCGCAGAGATAATGATATGGTGAATTTAGTTAAAGTTATATCAGACCAAGGAGGCGTTGTGGCAGCTATTTGCCATGCTTTATGGGTGTTAGCAAGTGCAGATATATTAAAAGGCAAAAAAGCTACCGCTGCGGCTTCAATTAAAGTTGATGTTATTAACGCTGGAGGGAAATTTTTAGATGAGGTAGTAGTTGTAGATGGTAATTTAGTTACATCAAGAAAGCCAGATGATCTGCCGGCATTTTGTAAAGAAATTATTGGGAAGTTAGAAGAGTAA